In Cyanobacterium sp. T60_A2020_053, the following proteins share a genomic window:
- a CDS encoding TniB family NTP-binding protein has product MKAENVAEQLGNIDVPEADLQKEIKRLESKTVVGLEQVAILHDWLESKRQSKQSCRVVGESRTGKTIACNSYRLRHKPTQEKGKPPQVPVIYLQVPQECGAKDLFRGIIEHLKYQMTKGTVAEIRKRTMTVLQGCGVEMIIFDEADRCKPKTFAEIRDIFDHLNIAIVLVGTDRLDAVIKKDEQVYNRFRACYRFGKLGGEEFSRTVNIWEKQVLKLPVASNLTSKRMLKLIGEATQGYVGIMDMVLRDAAIRSLKKGLNKIDYDTLKEVVQEYK; this is encoded by the coding sequence ATGAAAGCGGAGAATGTAGCAGAACAATTAGGTAACATTGATGTCCCTGAAGCAGATCTACAAAAGGAGATTAAAAGACTTGAAAGTAAAACAGTAGTTGGTTTAGAGCAGGTTGCGATTCTCCATGATTGGTTGGAAAGTAAGCGTCAATCGAAGCAGTCTTGTCGAGTAGTGGGGGAATCTCGCACGGGGAAAACTATTGCTTGTAATTCTTATCGTTTAAGACATAAGCCAACTCAAGAGAAGGGGAAACCTCCTCAAGTTCCAGTAATTTATTTACAAGTACCCCAAGAGTGTGGGGCAAAGGATTTATTTCGAGGAATCATAGAACATTTGAAGTATCAAATGACTAAGGGAACTGTGGCTGAAATCAGAAAAAGGACGATGACAGTATTGCAAGGATGTGGTGTAGAAATGATTATTTTTGATGAGGCAGATCGTTGTAAGCCAAAAACTTTTGCGGAGATTAGGGATATTTTTGATCATCTCAATATTGCGATTGTCCTTGTGGGAACGGATCGTTTGGATGCGGTAATCAAGAAGGATGAGCAGGTTTACAATCGTTTTCGTGCTTGTTATCGGTTTGGTAAGTTAGGGGGAGAAGAATTTAGTCGTACTGTCAATATTTGGGAGAAACAGGTTTTGAAGTTACCTGTGGCGTCCAATTTAACGAGTAAAAGAATGTTGAAGTTGATTGGGGAAGCAACTCAGGGTTATGTCGGTATTATGGATATGGTTTTGCGTGATGCGGCGATTCGTTCTCTCAAGAAAGGACTTAACAAGATTGATTATGACACTTTAAAGGAAGTTGTACAGGAGTATAAATGA